GGATATGGAGGAAGAAGAGTTGGAGGATGATCATAAAGGAGGTGCAAATAAAACAAAACTTAAAGCGTCAGATATTTATTCTGACGATAGTGGTTCATCGGACAGCGGTGAAGACGAAGAAACGGCTAAGCCATCATCCCACCGTAGATCATCTTCAAGCGATAGTAGGGATTCTGATTCTGACAATGACAAAAAGTCAGTATTTATTTCCTGCTTATtcagaatattaatttaatgtcagCAGCTGTATTTCAATAcaatcaaataaattattttgcagaTCTATCTCTAGTACCAGAGCAAAACCGAAGAAACCAGTATATGTCAGTACCAAGGAAGATCTTAATAAAATTAGATTATCTCGTCATAAAATGGAAAGATTTGTACACTTACCATTCTTTGATAGAGTAGTGCAAGGTTGTTTCGTTAGAATTGGTATTGGAAACAACAATGGAAAACCAGTATATAGAGTAGCTGAAATTAGTGGTGTCTGTGAAACTGGGAAAATTTACCAACTAGGTGGTACTAGAACAAACAAAGGACTGAAACTGAGACATGGGGCACAGGAACGTGTATTTAGATTAGAGTTTGTATCCAATCAAGAATTTACTGaatctgaatttttcaaatggAAAGAAACTTGTGCTTTGCAAGGAATATCGATGCCTACGTTTGAGGAAgttgaacaaaaattaaaagacaTTAAAGAAGCTCTAGTATATGAATTCAAAGAGGAAGATATCGagaaaatagtaagagaaaAGGAAAGGTTCAAACAAACTCCGTATAACTATGCGATGAAAAAAGCACAGCTTATGCGTGAAAGGGATGCAGCTAACTGTAGAGGGGACGATGAAACTGCCAGTCGACTTAATCAAGAATTAAGTGAACTCGAAGAACGCGCTTCTGAACTTGATAAAATGCGTACTGCAACAATATCTAGTATATCTTATATCAACGATCGTAATAGAAAGAAAAATGTCGAAGAAGCAGAAAAAGCAATCATGGTAATTAAGTTGTATACactaaattatatgaaaattgaaacatATTCATTTTACGAAATTAATCCATTTTTCATATAACAGGAGGAAGTTAAAGCTAATAAGGGTAAAAAAGTAGATGATCCATTTACTAGGAGAAGCACAAAACCAAGAATGGTTTTTAAACCTGAAGATGAAGAGGTATCGTCTACCGTTCCAGTAAACGATAAATCTAGTCCTCAACAAACAGAAACAATAACAGCAAATAACGAGAAAGAAAATGGACAAGAGACGAAGAAGAAACAAAGTACCGAAGATTTATTTAATGCTCATGATTTTGATATTACAATAGATTTGGAAGTACCAATTCCAAGTAAGTTAcacaagaaatattttttattttcatacatGTAAAaagcatatattacatatatgcattttttctttttcagacAACCCTGTTAGCGTATTGCCAAAACCTATTAGTAATATTAAAGATACAGGACCTCGACGATctttaaatttagaagattaTAAAAAGAAGCGAGGGCTCATCTAACGTTTCTTTAACTTTAGAAAAAGGAAATCAGTTCTTGGTGATCTGATTAATTGTaaagataaaaatgaaatctTGTAACAGTTGACTGAGAAACTAGCTTATGTATAGTTCTCGTATAtcgttatttttttgttattataaataatgactCTTTCTTTTAGAAAGGATATAGGTGGTTCCTACCATGTAATTCTAGTTAAAACATCATAATTATTGTATTCTTTACGGAAGAATACAATTACAACgtttataaaaacatttatgTTTTTGAGAAACGCTATTAAACAGTACTTAAGCAGAGAAAGTATTACAATTTGGATTATTTAAGAGCTTCGTAACTGCATTTGTTCTATTTCAGTAAcgtaattttttatcttttttaaaaatatacttattcCTTGTATCTTTGAAGGAAAAGTATAAATACGAAACTACTGATTTATTAATactgaattagaaattttaatcatGAAAATCAATATcggttataaatatattaatcatgatttacatatattattataatatttttctgtgtTCTGTACGTTAAAATAAACATTAACAAGCGACCACCTCATGACAAAAGAGACATGAAAGCTATACGAATTTAAATTAAGGATAAAAATGTGTTTTTCTAAGTTATATTTACTATAGTTAATTGCTTTATATGAGAACATCATGAAGATTATGATATTTCTaggtatttttcaattttttgcagTGTTCTGATAATGTTATTCATGTTGCATATTGCTGCCAATATAATTTGGCTTCAGAAGCTTCAAAACATGTTTTACTATAAAAAGTTGTACATATTCTCTATACAGTTCAAGTAATCTAACTTGATACGctcttatatgtatatatacatcttTTCAActgattatatatatgtataagatATATTGAAAaacgacaaaaatatttttagatacatacattttttcagtttagtaatcaataattattgttatttttaatctcGTAAGTAGAGTAAATACTTAAAAACTCTATCATAGTAAtatcatttttgttaatatcTAAAAAAGTTAGATATTATCAGGATCTTCTATTTGTTCACAATGTTATATTTCTTATAATACATAATCATatcttgaataaataaaattctatattttttattaagaagTATGCATTTTTTATACTGATGTAAAATTGATTTCATTGAAATTAATAgtacaaaaataattcttttaataagtaaagtaactgctcataaaattaaataaatatttgtctataaaaatatatcattttaatATGAGATTTTATTTATCCAAGATATAGTAGCTTATCCGTAAAAATCATAAATGCTTGTGTAAATTGGTGAACTATAACTCATACAATGCTAAGTAGAAGTGATTGTCCAATTATTGAAGTGAAACATGTATTTGCAGTTACTCATACATttgccaaaattgtatatatatgtatctaaacagtatattattaaaaaaaaactgtagaggaattcatatttttatttgcgtgaccaaaattttatatgtttaaaAACTTCTAAGCATATAAATTAGATTTTTTCCAAAGATCTAATTAagacttcaatttttttatgtaaaactATTTGTAGGAACTGAACTGAGAAACATTACTTATAACACtcgatttttatattaaacaaaataaattacaaaatatgttctaatatatttttactattcctagtatatattaatattacaacaaCTATGCTTCAACGTGAAATATATGGTTCAacacattttaatttacaaattactctacttataaaataatatttaattacattgtacattaaatattagAGCAATAATCTAAGACTAATTACGCTAAAAATACTCTTTAAATGTATCAAGTATGCTTTCAAACTGTGTAATTGACAacagtattataataatataatatacatacaatatGGGCATAAATCTACTTTTATTTTACTCTAGTTCAACCAAACGTatctttatatattattttagtcCATGTAAAGATTAAATATCTGCGATATCAGGAATTATCAGTGATTTCGAACTCATGATTCCTCAATTTTTACCGATAGAGTTAAGATTATTGTCCATTCGATATCGTGCTGTCACGGTTCGGAGTATTTTGAAACTGTCAAGTGTATTGCGCGTCGTGCGCACGCAAAGCATGCAGCATGCGCACGAAACGACGCGCGACGTCTGTATGCGGTCGCTTGCATGCCGCTGCCCATATAAGGTAATTTCCCCATGTCCCTCACAACGATTGGTCAATAAGACCGGCAGGTCGCATCAATGATTAATTCACATAAATAACACGTTATTGTTACTAGAATCAATCTTACTTCCATGTTAGGGCATCGAGGAACTTACCGAACAATCTTATTTTTAAGATAACCTAAAGAAAAAGCATATTCCAATTGAAATTAAACAGTGTATGAACGATCGGCATGACCGCATCGCACGACGCGTGCGCACTGGAACAATCTTACCGGCTCAAAAACGAAATTCATACCCATGCGAATGTAATTCGTTAATTTATCGCGAAAAGAATATCATCCCTGGAATACACGATTTATCAGTGAATTTTCTCCAGAAAAGTACTTGTATATACGATCATGACTTTTTCTTAATCATAGATCGGCCAATCAAGACGGAGTTAATCAGAGTGCGCGCGCGCAGGCGTAGGGATACAGGATTCGCGGATAGCTGGCTGAGAGAGGAGCCTCCCTTCCCGTTCGTTTATGAGCCGCGACCCCCGCGACTGGACACTGCGCCTATCCAGTTCCACCAGACCGAGCCTCTCGTGAAAGTGTAGGTTAAAGTGCTTGTTTACGTGATTCTTCTTACTGGCTACGACATCGCAAAATGGTAAATATCATATCGTGCATGTATCTACCTACGAAAAAATGTCGGCAATCCTACAGGAACCGGTAAACGGCTTACTTTGTGGTTATGGCCGAAGCAGACGCGCCGGTCGCCATTTCTATCCCGGCAATACGCCGCGAGAACGACGGCTTTCTTCTTTTGGCCACGCCAATCGACCAATTTTGTTGCCTTCGACTTCTCCTTTGGAATTGTCGATGCAACTGATTTTCGTACTTGCAGTAACGAAAGAAGGAAATTAACACTTCTCGTGTAGGGTGCATTTTTACGTGCCAATCGCGATTCCTTGCTTCCAGGAAACGAATGATTCATTTCCAGTTTCGCGATACGACAGTCAAATACTTCAAACAGCAATTGTGATTGGTGACGGGAGAAAATTGTACGTCGTGGAAAAGTAGAATTTTGCAGTTATGTTGTAACATATCGCCGTATGGTAATTCATTCGATAAATTCCTTTTAGTTATTCgtagtaattaattataacaaaatagaaaatctgCTTGCTCCTTAGGACATTCttacttcatttattttttcaggTTTCATATCACGTGTTCTGATTCGATTATTAACTGATGcagttcaaatttttcaaaatattcaataaaagtaatagcgTATAtagtgcaatttttaaatacaatttcagAGTAAAGATTATTTGCTTCCGTTCTATCTGTTAAGTACCGATTACATTGGAGTGTATAAAGTATATTTAAGTACTATTATCGTCATACAATTTCGTCTTCAGCTCGAACATTTCTCGAATTTGCGTCGTAATTGccaaaaatttatataacaaaCGTACGTTATGCCAGATTGAAATTTCCTTCCAATCTTAAAAGGTGTCGAAATATCGAATTTTATTATCGATCGGTTACTACGGTTCGACTGCATCAGtacatatttcttctttttaagcATATGTGTTTCGTATTCCTTCCAGTTAGTATATAATTGCAAACAGTATCATTATCAAATATGTTTGTGAACTTAGATAAGagtatttacaaaattagtaaACCTATTGCACTGTACAATTCTTGTATGAAAGGGTGCTATTAGACGATTATCTTTTGTTTCATGTACATAGATAATTTAATAGTTACGAACGATGACAGATGCATTGTTATTGTTCAATCTTTTTCTTTAGAATTCGTATTAATCCTATACGCGATAGACTTATCAGAGTTCCGGAAGAATTCATTAAGTAGTAGTCGCGTTCCGTTTCCGGCAAATTGGCGACAGAAAATTAGCCACCCGAAACTGGCACAAGTAGTAACTACCATTCCCcgaatacattttaaatatttatgctaGTTGCCGATAGACGCTGTATCCTTGGTAATGAAGAGTTGGGTTTCCTTGAGAAACTAACCCTCCCTCCCCTCTCTAGCTTTGTGGATGACAGTGAACTACAAGAGTTCTGGTAGAGAGGGAAAAATTCAATGAGCCCGTAAGGAGGTCGGTTCTTGCAGGCCAGTGACTCTCAAAGTTCACTGACGCCTTTGCGAATATGGTGAATAAGCTGATTATCTTCGACATTACGATGATTAATTTTGCTGGATGTTTTTTTTATTCGTCATCGTATCGCTTTTCCTCGTTCGTATTGACAGTTAACGCGCTCTCTAATTGCGTGATCGAAGTCTTCGTAATAAATAtggaagaattaaagaaatctgggtaattaaaaactgaaatcAGTATTCTCCGGTAGTTTTTTCTCAAGGTCTAGTAAACATGTACATCTTATTTTTTCGCGACATGTGCcaaatatttactatttttttgcatttttgttTTTACGAGCAGACCGAAAGGTGTCGTATAAAATTGTACGTGTAAATGACCAGTTTTCTCGGCAGTCAAACAATCGAGCATATCGCTCTTCGTCGGTGAATCATCTTCCGTTTGACCTTGTGCCACACACAAGAGACGTTTACAACAACGCCCTAGAGGGAGCCAAGTCTGGCTCTAACCGGCATCCCTCGTCGTGTCAGAATATCGACCGAGGAATTGCATCCTCCATCCACTGGCTGTCCTCCAACCACGTTACACTTTTCGTCGACCCTTTTGCACCCCAATCGACCTTTACGTTCATTATACCAGAGTGGACAAAACTGCTCGCTGAAATACTCGCTTGGAAATAGTGTACAATCATCGGTCAGTAGAAATAAGCGATATTTATACTgctaataaaaagtaaaatacatgtgttaaaaatttcaaaatttactatGTATAGCCTTCTtcctttatattatttttcctaAGGAAGCCTATCGTGCTCCGACCTTTTATTGCTGTGAATAACAGTTTACAATTATACAGTGACACACGCTGGCAAACTATCCGTTTTGACTTGAAATATCGAATTACATTTTATGCGACTAATTTTAGCGATTTTGCAACTTGTTTACAATGATAAAACTTCGTGTTCCTTGGGAATACAAGGACGCCCTTTTTACAATCTGAATAGTTTCGATTCGAAAGCGTTGATCTTAGACGCAAGCCGTTTCAAAAATAACTATCCTACTTCGAACTTTTCACCGTGCGTGCAAGTCGCGCGTCTATGGTGTGTTAGTATATCTCTTCCATTTCTACCCCCCTCTGGGCAGGATCTTCAACCGAGCGTCGTGTCATGGtcgtattttacaaatttccacagAGTGGAAGAAACACGCAGTCGAACGGACCTCCGTACCGTGTGGCACGTGCCCGAGAGCAAGAGATAACTTTAGAAATGGACGTCGGATTTCTTTTAGCGTCGGATTCGTGCGTGGGAAGACTTTATTTCGGTACGTCCCCTACGTTTGCCCGCGAAATAAGCTTAAACGGCCAGACTAACACGACGCGCGTAATACTGATAGTGTTGATACTGGCACGGCCTCCTCTTTAGTATCCAGCGGTCGTTATATCGTAATATACAGAGAAACATGTCCGACGTTCTTAACCTATGTTCTCccgatattaaaaaagaaaacaaatattGTTTATTCGAAGAAATGAAGTTGAGATAGGAGGATAAGCGATAATTGCTACGATCAAAGGGTTAAATTTTACCATTGTATCCTTTACCAAGCTTTTTGCACATAATGTCATTGTATCATATATTATGAAATCTTGAAAGAGTGATGGTAAAGTTTCACCGACTAAGGGTTCGATCGTTACGTGTTGGATCTCCGCGCGCTAAACCGCCGTGCATCATctctccacgcgttaaattgtcGCATAATGTATAGTCAAGTTGTATCGTCACATCTTATaatgccacgcattatatcattATACGTTCCTTTTCCACAATTTTTGATCTTACATTCCTGTCATGGATCATATCGTAAAACTCTATTGCATATATATTTGgatcgatattgtgatgatcaCGGCGATAAGATTCAAAAAGcgataaatttaaatgaaattttatgtttttattcatGTACCACAATTACGTCTCATAAAATCGTATAAAGAGTTGCCATAACGTGGAGTCGATATCAGTTTCAACAGGTATGATTATTTATAAACAAGCTTTTTATCGAGTTATTATGCAATTTCATGACTCAGTATTACATCTGTTTCGTCTTTATGGTATTGATTGCATGtcacttgaaattttgtatttctagTCGTGCAAAGACAATATTTTTTCTTGTACAAGACATTGTCACAGACGTTTATGACGAGAATATTCGATTGAAGAAATTGATAGTaaatgaattgaaaaataattgctgTTTCTTTCTTTGTTTAGGCATCCGGTGTAACAGTAGCCGATGTTTGTAAGACAACATACGAGGAGATTAAAAAAGACAAAAAGCATCGATAtgtaatcttttacattaaagaCGAGAAGCAAATCGATGTTGAAGTCATCGGACCTCGCGACGCAGCTTACGACGCTTTCCTCGAAGACTTGCAAAAGGGTGGTAGTGGAGAATGTCGCTATGGCCTTTACGATTTCGAATATACTCATCAGTGTCAGGGTACTTCCGAGGTAACATTTTGATTATCATATAATGCATATTAAATAATGATCGATCAATACATGGAATATTAAATTGTCATTTACTATCTTTCAGGCATCAAAGAAGCAAAAACTGTTCTTAATGTCGTGGTGTCCTGACACGGCTAAAGTTAAGAAGAAGATGTTGTACTCCAGTTCTTTCGACGCTTTGAAAAAATCTTTAGTCGGCGTGCAAAAATATATACAGGCAACAGACCTTTCAGAGGCTTCTGAAGAAGCTGTTGAAGAGAAGCTCCGAGCCACTGACAGGAATTAGGAGTATTTCAGCAAatccaaaattattaatattaatgagagAAATCAAGTGAAAAACAGTACGCAAATTCCCTTCCCCAAAACAATGCTCTATACCGCCATCGCGTCGAAGGTTCGCGTTTTTACACATTTTTCACGTTTAAACGAAAAAGACTACTAAGTATTTGCGCTACATGTATTAGTCATTGGGGAACGTAAACATTAGCAGAAAGGAATGTAAAAGAAACACAAAATATATAAGGAAAAACACTTTTCATACTGCGAACGTTGTGTGAATCTgtctgatataatattaatattatactattattataattataagataCTTGTAAAAGAATAACAATTTACAACCAGTCAGGCAGTAAGAATGGAAGCATTACATTTTTGTCATCGGCTGtataatgtttaaattaaattcatttcatAATGACTTCTTGTGAGATCCCAGTAAGTCCCATATTTCCTATCGTTGCGTGAAATTGTTTGGTTTGTAATAGAAGAAAAGTGATTAGTAATGTCGTTTGTATATCATAAGTCAAGTAATCGTTttatatatgaaataaattttgcttcggttattttgtataattctttATATTGAATTTGGTTTTAAACATCTTCCGTTTTAAAACATTTAATGTTGAATAGATACATTGCTTTTTTCTTATGGACAAGACTTTTATTTCaaccaaaaatatgatttctagCGCCATCTATTTTCAACCATAATGGGTATAACAAACATTCTGATTTTTTTTCACAATCGGTATTTCAGTATAAGGGATATTAGTACGATAAGGGATTTAATATTATACTGTGTACGTTCGTTTAATGCACGATGAGAACGCCTATCGTTTATATTGAGCCAATGAATATACGATATATGAGAAAAGCTTGCATGCGATTGGCTCGCGTTAGTATACGATTTCTGGAAATTGCAATGTCTAAAACTGCCAATGTAACGTCTATTACAGCTTATCTGTggtaatttgttttttttttttaaagttattttCTGATAACATATCAACTAATAATTCAAAATGGTCTTGAGtattatttatgttataattAACGATTTTCGTTGAAATCATATGTGTGCTTTTCTATAGGTGACGTGGTTTATGATACATGAAGGCGTGTAACATACAATCTTGCTATAAATTACAGTATTGTGAGATGACATTGCTCGAAATATAATACACGATgaaagattataattgtatacagTATAATGGAGAAAACATAATTCAATAGTATTATAACTTTTTTCACAAACACCATTTAATAAAAAGGTAattcaatacattttattataacgaTGAATTATTGAACAGAACAGTATCTAATATTTTTCCTGTAATCGTATTATAACATAGTTTATCACTGCTAGTAATGTGACAGTATATGTTATTGAAGAAAAAGAAGTAttttaaagaattataaattccttaaattatatttagttcATAAGTTAATAAGATGTTATGTACTCATATATATTAAGAAGCTACATCATTGTATAGGTGATATTTATAATGACAACTCCTATGCGTGAAGATGGAGGTCCTTTGCGAGAATGGGCCCCTCTTGCTATGCTTCTTGAGCAAATACCTGCAAAACTTCAAACTGGACTTTTCACCtataacattaattttacttgTATCGATGCAGTGCCTGAATTTATAGCTATTGGAACTAATCATGGATTAGTTTATTGGTTTGATAGAGAAAAACAAGATCTCCAGAGGCTTAGGTGTGAGGTATTatcgaaacaaaatttttattaaatcaatGATATATACTGttgatataaaataatgtttattttttcAGAATGTTAATTCAAAAATCACATGTATTCAAGTAATATCAACTGTAGATTATATGGTTGCTGCTGGTAGTGAACATGGTGTAGTAACTGTATTTCAAATACCTAAAAGTCCACCAGATTCATTACCAGATAGCTTAAAACCAAAACAGAAAAAACAGGTAGAAAGATATAGTATAAGTGGTTTGCATAATAGTGCAGTAACTACAGTTGAATGGTCTAAAAATGGTATGAAATTATTTAGTGGAGATCAGGATGGTTTAGTAGTACTTACTGAAATTGATTTTTACAtggtatatataaatattaaacagtatTCCAATACACattgtttacaaatttattatctttctttattgtattttttaatagcATTTGTCAAAGTCATcagaattattaaatgaaaagtATGCAGTAGTACAATTGAGTTATCAACAAGGTTTATTATTGGTTTCAACAACATTACGTACAATATTAGTTAATAGAAATGAGAATGGAAAAGTGACTCAAGTTGGTCAAAAAGAACGGAAAACgttagt
Above is a window of Megachile rotundata isolate GNS110a chromosome 12, iyMegRotu1, whole genome shotgun sequence DNA encoding:
- the LOC100876389 gene encoding RNA polymerase-associated protein Rtf1 isoform X1 — encoded protein: MPKRKNQALIDSDSSGSASESGSDLDNDLLSLAKKKKGKAQDDSQSNEETGPTKKDNKHDSDTSDSDDDWGTKAGKNKKKKVPTKRNKRKMTRSSSEESASEKEPEKVSEPEEGEVSDSDASVSDSSQEEFNDGYDDKLMGDAEDQARLAQMTEKEREQEIFKRIEQREIMKTRFEIEKKLRMAKKQELKKQKESRKKEKGVEEKKLDRAPDPKERSKDRKKTIEEKQDKKFHAMSLLKARREEKKEREEKEKQRIEQQQQQSKDMEEEELEDDHKGGANKTKLKASDIYSDDSGSSDSGEDEETAKPSSHRRSSSSDSRDSDSDNDKKSISSTRAKPKKPVYVSTKEDLNKIRLSRHKMERFVHLPFFDRVVQGCFVRIGIGNNNGKPVYRVAEISGVCETGKIYQLGGTRTNKGLKLRHGAQERVFRLEFVSNQEFTESEFFKWKETCALQGISMPTFEEVEQKLKDIKEALVYEFKEEDIEKIVREKERFKQTPYNYAMKKAQLMRERDAANCRGDDETASRLNQELSELEERASELDKMRTATISSISYINDRNRKKNVEEAEKAIMEEVKANKGKKVDDPFTRRSTKPRMVFKPEDEEVSSTVPVNDKSSPQQTETITANNEKENGQETKKKQSTEDLFNAHDFDITIDLEVPIPNNPVSVLPKPISNIKDTGPRRSLNLEDYKKKRGLI
- the LOC100876389 gene encoding cofilin/actin-depolymerizing factor homolog isoform X2, with the translated sequence MASGVTVADVCKTTYEEIKKDKKHRYVIFYIKDEKQIDVEVIGPRDAAYDAFLEDLQKGGSGECRYGLYDFEYTHQCQGTSEASKKQKLFLMSWCPDTAKVKKKMLYSSSFDALKKSLVGVQKYIQATDLSEASEEAVEEKLRATDRN